Proteins encoded within one genomic window of Alteribacter populi:
- a CDS encoding ABC transporter ATP-binding protein, protein MSKPLLEVKGLKKYFDVTGGVFSKKVGEVKAVDDVSFDVFEGEVLGIVGESGCGKSTTGKTLLRLIDPTEGQVMFDGKDVTKLNEDEMRKMRRDMQIIFQDPYASLNPRHKVEKILGEPLIVHGIGDKEERLKKVKEILEIVGLPGDHASRYPHQFSGGQRQRIGIARALIVNPKLIVCDEPVSALDVSIQSQILNLMEDLQEEFGLTYLFIAHDLSVVKHISDRIGVMYLGRLVELTTNEELYDNPLHPYTKSLLSAVPNPDPDVKKDRIILEGDVPSPSNPPSGCAFHTRCPECMDICSEIRPEFQEISDNHFVACHLYNDDVKQG, encoded by the coding sequence ATGTCTAAACCATTACTCGAAGTCAAAGGTTTAAAAAAATATTTTGATGTAACAGGTGGAGTTTTCTCCAAAAAAGTTGGAGAAGTAAAAGCGGTTGATGATGTATCATTCGACGTTTTTGAGGGGGAAGTTTTAGGTATTGTTGGAGAATCCGGTTGCGGAAAATCCACAACAGGAAAAACCCTTTTAAGGCTCATTGACCCTACTGAAGGACAGGTCATGTTCGACGGTAAAGATGTTACGAAACTTAATGAAGATGAAATGCGAAAAATGCGGAGAGACATGCAAATTATCTTTCAAGATCCGTATGCATCACTAAATCCACGACATAAAGTTGAAAAAATTCTCGGCGAACCTCTCATTGTTCACGGGATTGGGGATAAAGAAGAACGTCTAAAAAAGGTAAAAGAGATTTTGGAGATCGTTGGATTGCCTGGTGATCACGCCTCTCGTTATCCTCACCAGTTCAGCGGTGGACAGCGTCAGCGGATTGGAATCGCCCGAGCCCTTATTGTCAATCCTAAGCTCATTGTTTGTGATGAACCCGTCTCAGCTTTAGATGTTTCAATCCAATCGCAAATTTTAAACTTGATGGAAGATCTCCAAGAAGAGTTTGGGTTAACTTATCTATTTATTGCTCATGATTTAAGTGTTGTTAAACATATTAGTGATCGAATTGGCGTAATGTATTTAGGAAGATTAGTAGAATTAACAACAAATGAAGAGTTGTATGATAACCCACTTCATCCTTATACAAAATCGTTACTATCGGCGGTTCCAAATCCGGATCCGGATGTCAAAAAAGATCGAATCATTTTAGAAGGAGATGTTCCAAGCCCTTCTAACCCACCATCGGGGTGTGCTTTTCATACGCGCTGCCCTGAATGTATGGATATTTGTAGTGAGATACGGCCGGAATTTCAAGAAATTTCTGATAACCATTTTGTAGCCTGTCACCTTTACAACGATGACGTAAAGCAGGGATAG
- a CDS encoding class I adenylate-forming enzyme family protein has protein sequence MDIGSHLSVNARNFGKKQAIRFEGRDYTYLQFNQEVNRLAHGFINLNVKKGEKVALLMRNSDYFVFCYFALAKLGAVIVPVNFRLSTGEVHYILQQSDASVVICDDEFAQLIEEASQKTGIRTVITIGQSKAPHHVSYQELLTDQINDPDVDVSETDDLEILYTSGTTGRPKGALLDHRRVFNVGLTMIIGMGINQHDRFLHIAPLFHSAQLNLFLVSGVVLGASHVIHREFHPIETLKAIEEYKITHFFGVPAMYNFILQIPNATEYDLTSIQRCGYGAAPMAPETVKRSMDLFQTDQFFNLCGLTEAGPGGILLDPEGHKNHLGKSGKSFFTTEARVVDETGEDVVPGVVGEFILRGESIMKEYYKKPEETKKVLKGDWLYTGDLAVTDEEGYMTLVDRKKDMIISGGENVYSIEVEQVMYEHPQVLEAATIGLPDEVWGEAVTAIVVPKDGEYIDEQEFRQFCREKLAGYKVPRNIVFEKQLPRNASGKILKYKLRQKFEEVQS, from the coding sequence TTGGATATTGGAAGCCACTTATCCGTAAATGCGAGAAATTTTGGGAAGAAGCAGGCGATTCGCTTTGAAGGAAGGGATTATACTTATCTGCAATTTAATCAAGAAGTAAACAGACTGGCTCATGGGTTCATTAATCTTAATGTTAAAAAAGGTGAGAAGGTCGCATTGTTAATGAGGAATTCAGATTATTTCGTCTTTTGTTATTTTGCATTGGCTAAATTAGGAGCGGTTATTGTACCCGTCAATTTCAGGCTTTCAACAGGTGAAGTTCACTACATTTTACAACAATCTGATGCATCTGTAGTGATTTGTGATGATGAATTTGCTCAGTTAATTGAAGAAGCGAGTCAAAAGACCGGCATTCGAACAGTGATAACCATCGGACAGTCGAAAGCACCTCACCACGTATCCTACCAGGAACTCCTAACTGATCAAATAAATGATCCCGATGTAGACGTATCTGAAACAGATGATCTTGAGATTTTGTATACGTCCGGCACCACTGGAAGACCAAAAGGAGCTTTACTTGATCATAGACGAGTATTTAATGTTGGGCTAACGATGATTATTGGAATGGGCATTAACCAGCATGACCGGTTCCTTCATATTGCTCCGTTGTTTCATTCGGCACAGTTGAATCTATTCTTGGTGTCGGGGGTAGTACTAGGTGCTTCTCATGTGATTCACCGTGAGTTTCATCCAATAGAAACGTTAAAAGCAATCGAAGAATACAAAATAACGCATTTCTTTGGCGTGCCGGCTATGTATAATTTCATACTTCAAATACCGAATGCGACGGAGTATGACTTAACCTCAATTCAACGATGTGGATACGGAGCTGCTCCGATGGCTCCGGAGACTGTGAAAAGAAGCATGGATTTGTTTCAAACCGATCAATTTTTTAATTTATGTGGATTAACTGAAGCAGGGCCTGGAGGCATCTTGCTTGATCCAGAAGGGCATAAAAATCATCTTGGCAAAAGTGGAAAATCATTTTTTACAACAGAAGCACGTGTTGTAGACGAAACAGGGGAAGATGTTGTCCCAGGAGTCGTCGGGGAGTTCATTTTGCGCGGAGAATCGATTATGAAGGAGTACTATAAAAAACCTGAAGAAACTAAGAAAGTGTTGAAGGGAGATTGGCTTTATACCGGCGATTTAGCTGTCACCGACGAAGAGGGGTATATGACATTAGTCGATCGCAAAAAGGACATGATTATTTCCGGTGGGGAAAATGTCTACTCGATTGAAGTAGAGCAAGTAATGTATGAACACCCTCAAGTGCTGGAGGCTGCGACAATTGGCTTACCTGATGAAGTTTGGGGTGAAGCAGTCACAGCTATTGTTGTTCCAAAAGATGGTGAATATATTGATGAACAGGAGTTTCGTCAATTCTGCAGAGAAAAGCTTGCCGGCTATAAAGTTCCAAGAAACATCGTGTTTGAGAAACAATTGCCGAGGAACGCATCAGGAAAAATATTAAAATACAAATTACGTCAAAAGTTCGAGGAAGTACAGTCTTAG
- a CDS encoding sigma-54-dependent Fis family transcriptional regulator, with translation MTPVNGTIHEKAPMSEAVQMMNQRKWNVLPVTDSEGKLTGVFTRSNLFEMVLEQKSLSQPIFNYIKRDTVSLSLNTPYEKVIENVKKSPVGTGVILDEEDVVIGLLRKTDMVMALLQSSNILKEQLETVLESSQLGVLMTDDQKSVIFANDKCIQMMKKAKNEIIGQAIGTVIPQVGDINIKESTYIPKMSVGEDQTMLRLSPYQTVSGTHGIIALFLEITELERMAEELQTVKNLKQTLDTAIDHAYDGILMINEQQKVTMVSPPLLDLFNLQKSEVLHKPIESVFPQLNVQAVFDTGEAELSDFMEVNGIRYIVHRIPIKQDGKIIGALGKVMFRQLNEVSNLFIKLDKAEKKADYYRSQLQKSETSRFTWDQIISGDPCVEKLKKSAGKAAKGRSTILIRGESGTGKELFAHAIHSSSVRRDGTFVIVNCAAIPEHLLESEFFGYENGAFTGARHKGKIGKFDLANGGTLFLDEIGDMSLTLQAKLLRVLQEREFYRVGGTERIHVDVRIIAATNRNLEEMVESGEFREDLYYRLNVISLQIPPLRERKGDIKILSDVLMEQLNRMLGTGITGMVEPVQRILLNYDWPGNVRELKNILERGMTFAETGKIQVEDLPDYLVNKASKEVKGGPLEEKMAASAERAAIEKALLKAKGNKTRAAQLLGISRSGLYEKIKKLQL, from the coding sequence ATGACTCCGGTAAATGGCACGATCCATGAGAAAGCACCGATGAGTGAAGCTGTTCAAATGATGAATCAAAGAAAGTGGAATGTCCTCCCTGTAACTGACTCAGAAGGAAAGCTTACTGGTGTTTTTACTAGGAGTAACCTGTTTGAAATGGTTCTTGAACAAAAATCGCTATCTCAACCAATATTTAATTATATAAAACGTGACACCGTATCATTGTCTTTGAATACTCCTTATGAAAAGGTTATTGAAAATGTAAAAAAGAGCCCAGTTGGTACTGGCGTTATTTTAGACGAAGAAGATGTTGTAATTGGACTTTTAAGAAAAACAGATATGGTCATGGCCCTGTTACAGTCTTCAAATATATTAAAGGAACAATTGGAAACGGTTTTGGAAAGTTCCCAGCTTGGGGTATTAATGACAGATGACCAGAAGAGTGTTATTTTCGCAAATGACAAATGCATCCAGATGATGAAGAAAGCGAAAAATGAAATTATCGGGCAAGCAATCGGAACTGTTATCCCTCAAGTAGGCGACATAAATATAAAGGAATCGACGTATATTCCAAAGATGTCCGTTGGAGAAGATCAAACGATGCTTCGCTTGTCTCCCTATCAAACCGTTTCTGGAACGCATGGAATCATTGCGCTTTTCCTGGAGATTACTGAGTTAGAGCGGATGGCAGAGGAATTACAAACGGTAAAAAACTTAAAACAGACATTAGATACCGCTATTGATCATGCCTATGATGGGATTCTTATGATCAATGAACAACAAAAGGTTACCATGGTCAGCCCACCACTTCTTGATTTGTTTAATTTACAAAAAAGTGAGGTGTTACATAAGCCTATTGAAAGCGTATTTCCTCAATTAAATGTACAAGCTGTATTTGATACAGGAGAAGCAGAGTTAAGTGATTTTATGGAGGTTAATGGGATCAGGTATATCGTACATCGGATCCCAATTAAACAAGACGGAAAAATTATCGGGGCACTAGGAAAAGTGATGTTCAGGCAATTGAATGAAGTTAGTAATTTGTTTATTAAACTGGATAAAGCAGAAAAGAAAGCAGATTATTATCGGTCTCAACTGCAAAAATCAGAAACGTCACGATTCACATGGGATCAAATTATAAGTGGTGACCCTTGTGTAGAAAAATTAAAGAAAAGTGCAGGGAAAGCAGCCAAAGGACGGTCTACGATATTGATACGCGGTGAAAGTGGTACCGGTAAAGAACTGTTTGCTCATGCGATTCATAGCAGTAGTGTTAGAAGGGACGGAACGTTTGTTATCGTTAACTGTGCTGCAATTCCTGAGCATTTACTAGAATCGGAGTTTTTTGGATATGAAAATGGAGCATTTACGGGTGCTCGTCATAAAGGGAAAATTGGAAAGTTTGATCTTGCCAACGGGGGTACGCTTTTTTTAGATGAGATAGGTGATATGTCATTAACGTTACAAGCAAAATTGCTGAGAGTATTACAAGAAAGAGAGTTTTACCGTGTAGGAGGTACGGAGCGAATTCATGTCGATGTACGAATCATCGCCGCTACAAATCGGAACTTAGAAGAAATGGTAGAGAGCGGAGAATTTCGTGAGGACCTCTATTACCGGTTAAATGTTATTTCACTTCAAATTCCACCTTTGCGTGAGCGAAAAGGTGACATTAAGATATTATCCGATGTATTGATGGAGCAATTAAATCGCATGCTTGGTACGGGGATTACAGGCATGGTTGAACCGGTGCAACGAATATTGCTGAATTATGATTGGCCAGGAAATGTTCGTGAACTTAAAAATATTTTAGAAAGAGGAATGACCTTTGCTGAGACCGGAAAAATTCAAGTAGAGGATTTACCTGATTATCTTGTTAATAAAGCAAGTAAAGAAGTTAAAGGAGGTCCACTTGAAGAAAAAATGGCAGCGAGTGCAGAGCGAGCGGCAATAGAAAAAGCACTTCTTAAAGCTAAAGGGAATAAAACGAGAGCGGCCCAATTGTTAGGGATAAGTCGTTCAGGACTTTATGAAAAAATAAAGAAATTACAATTGTAG
- a CDS encoding acyl-CoA dehydrogenase family protein, which produces MNHPYLTEEHHMFRKALRKFLDKEAYPYFDEWEDQRMIPRSFWMKMGEQGFLCPDVPEKYGGAEVDWGFSVIINEELERVGTSLVGIGLHNDIVVPYILAYGTEKQKHRWLPKCLTGETITAIAMTEPGTGSDLANIKTTAVEDGDDYILNGQKTFITNGIHSDLVVVACKTDPQAKPKHTGVSLLIVERGTEGFSRGRKLNKIGLHSQDTAELIFEDCRVPKENLLGQEGKGFLYLMEKLQQERLVVAIGAQVASEDMLEMTMEYVKTRKAFGQQISKFQNTQFKLVEMATEIEMGRTFLDQLIAKHIAGEDVVTQVSMAKWKLTEMAKQIASTCMQLYGGYGYMEEYKIARRFRDTPVSTIYAGTNEIMKTIIAKNIGL; this is translated from the coding sequence ATGAACCATCCCTATTTAACGGAAGAACATCATATGTTTCGAAAAGCATTGCGAAAATTTTTAGATAAAGAAGCTTATCCGTACTTTGATGAATGGGAGGATCAACGAATGATTCCCCGATCCTTTTGGATGAAAATGGGGGAACAAGGTTTTCTATGTCCTGACGTTCCGGAAAAGTATGGAGGTGCTGAGGTAGATTGGGGCTTCTCCGTTATTATAAATGAAGAATTAGAGAGGGTAGGGACGAGCCTTGTTGGCATTGGTCTTCATAATGACATCGTTGTTCCCTATATTTTGGCCTATGGGACGGAAAAACAAAAACACCGCTGGCTTCCCAAATGTTTAACTGGTGAAACAATTACAGCAATAGCAATGACCGAGCCAGGTACTGGGTCTGATCTTGCGAACATTAAGACAACAGCAGTGGAAGATGGTGACGATTATATTTTAAACGGGCAAAAAACGTTCATTACCAATGGTATTCATTCAGATTTAGTCGTTGTTGCTTGTAAAACCGATCCGCAGGCAAAACCTAAGCATACTGGGGTCAGTTTACTCATAGTAGAACGTGGGACAGAAGGGTTTTCTAGGGGGCGAAAGCTCAACAAAATAGGCTTACACAGCCAGGATACGGCAGAATTAATTTTTGAAGATTGTCGAGTGCCGAAAGAAAACTTATTAGGTCAAGAAGGAAAAGGCTTTCTTTATTTAATGGAAAAGCTTCAGCAGGAGAGGCTAGTGGTTGCAATTGGAGCCCAAGTTGCTTCAGAAGATATGTTGGAGATGACGATGGAATATGTAAAAACAAGAAAAGCTTTCGGACAGCAAATTAGTAAGTTTCAAAATACACAATTTAAGTTAGTTGAGATGGCGACTGAAATTGAAATGGGCCGTACATTTCTTGATCAGCTCATTGCTAAACATATTGCAGGTGAAGACGTAGTTACCCAGGTGTCAATGGCAAAATGGAAGCTAACTGAAATGGCAAAGCAAATAGCATCAACATGTATGCAGCTTTATGGAGGATACGGTTATATGGAAGAGTACAAAATAGCCAGGCGCTTTCGTGATACACCAGTTTCCACTATTTACGCTGGAACCAATGAAATTATGAAAACAATTATTGCCAAAAATATCGGCTTGTAA
- the nikC gene encoding nickel transporter permease, protein MENVKPTQQHPIPGPEKPQVESKIESISPWREAYWQLKKNKLAMVGLFIILFFITVAIFAPFLTSYSYQTLNAADRLQGPSSQYWFGTDDLGRDIFTRIVYGARISLMVGFFAVTGALIFGSLLGIVAGFYGRWIDMIISRIFDIMLAFPSILLAIAIVSILGPSLQNALIAIAIINIPIFGRLVRSKVISIRQEEYIMAAKAQGMKSGRILFHHVLPNSIAPIIVQSTLGFGTAILEAAALGFLGLGAQPPTPEWGRMLSDSRQYIQSAPWTVLFPGFSIMLVVLGFNMIGDGLRDALDPKMKS, encoded by the coding sequence ATGGAAAACGTCAAACCAACTCAACAGCATCCCATTCCAGGTCCTGAAAAGCCACAAGTTGAGTCGAAAATAGAGTCGATCTCTCCCTGGAGAGAAGCATATTGGCAGCTTAAAAAAAATAAGCTTGCGATGGTCGGTCTTTTTATAATTTTATTCTTTATCACGGTCGCAATCTTTGCACCGTTTCTTACAAGCTATTCTTACCAAACTCTCAATGCAGCGGACCGTTTACAAGGTCCTTCCTCACAATATTGGTTTGGTACAGATGACTTAGGACGAGATATATTTACAAGGATTGTATATGGAGCTAGAATATCCTTAATGGTCGGTTTTTTTGCAGTTACGGGAGCTTTAATATTTGGTTCGTTATTAGGGATCGTAGCTGGCTTTTATGGACGCTGGATTGATATGATTATTTCTCGTATCTTTGATATTATGCTCGCTTTCCCTAGTATTCTATTAGCCATTGCTATTGTTTCCATTCTTGGTCCATCGTTACAAAATGCGTTAATAGCGATTGCGATCATTAATATCCCGATTTTTGGAAGACTTGTTCGGTCGAAGGTTATCTCCATTCGTCAGGAAGAATATATTATGGCTGCGAAGGCTCAAGGAATGAAAAGCGGAAGAATTCTATTTCATCACGTGTTACCTAATAGTATCGCTCCGATTATTGTTCAATCCACACTTGGGTTTGGTACAGCGATTTTGGAAGCCGCAGCACTTGGATTCTTAGGATTAGGGGCTCAACCACCAACCCCGGAATGGGGGCGGATGTTGTCAGATTCTAGACAGTATATTCAAAGCGCACCTTGGACTGTACTGTTCCCTGGTTTTTCGATCATGCTCGTCGTATTAGGCTTTAATATGATTGGAGATGGCCTCCGTGATGCTCTTGATCCGAAAATGAAGAGTTAG
- a CDS encoding ABC transporter substrate-binding protein, whose translation MNSKLWLMLLSLALVFVLAACGGEDEPADGDGGGDDEETADDTEEADGDDSEESEDEAAGEAAADQTLIFARGGDSVSLDYASVTDGESSRVTKQIYETLIEFDEDSFEIGPGLAEDWDVSDDGLTFTFQLREGVTFHDGTDFNAEAVKINFERWADPDHEYNFADEGYAYSVYGQQFGGFKGDDGHVIDEINVLGDHEVEFVLSEQLGSFIQNMGMSYFAMTSPAAFEEYGSEINENPVGTGPFQFVSWSRDDSIVLEKYEDYWQEGLPKLDQVIFQVIPDNAARLTALRSGEIDIMDGLNPDDVEMIESEPELTVFERATNNIGYLGFNMDKEPFDDPLVRRAFNHAIDKEALITSLYAGLAEPAKNLIPPGYMGYNDSIEEYAYDPDEAQALLDEAGHADGLEFDLWTMPVARPYMPDPERAAEVIQANFAEIGVTANIVSMEWATYLERTEQGEQDVFMLGWSGVNGDPDYFFSNLLHGSAIPGGNRTFYRSDEVDDLFDSAKVSVEEEERIALYEEAQEVIHEDAPLVPLVHTTPVLAGSDRVQGYVPHPSTSETLLEVELTE comes from the coding sequence ATGAATAGTAAACTGTGGTTGATGTTGCTTTCATTAGCGCTAGTGTTTGTACTTGCAGCCTGTGGCGGTGAGGATGAGCCTGCTGATGGAGACGGTGGAGGAGATGACGAAGAAACAGCAGATGATACTGAGGAAGCCGATGGTGATGATAGTGAAGAAAGTGAAGATGAAGCTGCAGGTGAAGCCGCAGCGGATCAAACGTTAATCTTTGCTCGTGGTGGGGACTCTGTAAGTCTCGATTACGCTAGTGTAACCGATGGAGAATCTTCTCGTGTTACAAAACAAATCTATGAAACGCTTATAGAGTTCGATGAGGATTCATTTGAAATTGGTCCTGGTTTAGCTGAAGATTGGGATGTTTCAGATGATGGTTTAACTTTTACGTTCCAATTACGTGAAGGTGTCACATTCCATGATGGAACAGACTTTAATGCTGAAGCTGTAAAAATTAACTTTGAACGTTGGGCAGACCCGGATCACGAGTATAACTTTGCTGATGAAGGCTATGCTTATAGCGTTTATGGACAGCAATTTGGCGGGTTCAAAGGTGACGATGGTCATGTGATCGATGAAATTAACGTTCTTGGTGACCATGAAGTAGAGTTTGTGTTATCAGAACAACTAGGATCTTTCATACAGAATATGGGGATGAGCTATTTCGCGATGACTTCTCCTGCTGCATTTGAAGAGTATGGAAGTGAAATTAATGAAAATCCTGTTGGTACAGGTCCATTTCAATTTGTGAGTTGGTCACGTGATGACAGTATTGTTCTAGAAAAGTATGAAGATTACTGGCAAGAAGGTTTACCTAAGCTTGATCAAGTTATTTTCCAGGTAATTCCTGATAACGCTGCGCGCTTGACGGCCCTTCGTTCTGGAGAAATCGACATTATGGATGGTTTAAATCCTGATGATGTAGAAATGATTGAATCCGAACCTGAATTAACGGTCTTTGAACGCGCGACAAATAATATTGGGTACCTTGGTTTTAACATGGATAAAGAGCCTTTCGATGATCCATTGGTACGTCGTGCTTTTAACCATGCGATTGACAAAGAAGCATTGATCACCTCCTTGTATGCAGGTCTTGCTGAGCCAGCGAAAAACCTTATCCCGCCTGGATATATGGGGTATAACGATAGCATTGAAGAATATGCCTACGATCCAGACGAAGCACAAGCGCTTCTTGATGAAGCAGGGCACGCTGATGGATTGGAGTTTGATTTATGGACGATGCCAGTTGCAAGACCATATATGCCGGACCCAGAACGTGCAGCTGAGGTTATTCAAGCCAATTTTGCTGAAATTGGTGTAACAGCAAACATCGTATCAATGGAATGGGCGACCTATTTAGAGCGTACTGAACAAGGTGAGCAGGATGTGTTTATGCTAGGTTGGTCTGGCGTAAACGGTGACCCTGACTATTTCTTTAGTAACCTGTTACATGGAAGTGCAATTCCTGGTGGTAACCGAACATTTTACCGAAGTGATGAAGTAGATGATCTCTTTGACAGTGCTAAGGTAAGTGTAGAAGAAGAGGAACGTATTGCTCTTTATGAAGAGGCTCAAGAAGTCATCCATGAAGATGCTCCATTAGTTCCGTTAGTACACACAACTCCAGTACTTGCTGGTAGTGACAGAGTTCAAGGGTATGTACCTCACCCGTCTACAAGTGAAACGTTATTAGAAGTTGAACTGACAGAATAA
- a CDS encoding 3-hydroxyacyl-CoA dehydrogenase: MNVNNTIAVVTGGASGLGEAVVRNIVKQGGKCVILDLSVERGNDLARELGEQALFVETNVADEVSVKAAIDQAVHHFGSINTVINCAGIGVAEKVISKRGIHNLDSFSKVININLVGTFNVIRLASEEMRNNETNEHGERGVIINTASVAAFDGQIGQAAYSASKGGVVGMTLPIARELSVYGIRVMTIAPGLFDTPMFSSLPEEARKALGAMTPFPSRLGQPHEYAQLAQSIIENPMLNGEVIRLDGAIRMQPK, encoded by the coding sequence ATGAATGTCAATAATACGATTGCAGTAGTAACTGGAGGGGCTTCAGGACTTGGCGAAGCTGTCGTTAGAAACATTGTAAAGCAAGGTGGAAAGTGTGTAATTCTCGATTTATCTGTAGAAAGGGGAAATGACCTCGCAAGAGAACTAGGAGAACAGGCACTTTTTGTTGAAACGAATGTCGCCGATGAGGTAAGTGTAAAGGCTGCGATCGATCAAGCCGTCCATCATTTTGGTTCTATTAATACGGTAATCAATTGTGCTGGAATTGGTGTAGCAGAAAAGGTGATAAGTAAAAGAGGAATTCATAATCTTGACTCCTTTTCTAAAGTGATAAATATTAATCTGGTTGGTACTTTTAATGTGATACGACTTGCTTCTGAGGAGATGAGAAATAACGAAACAAATGAGCATGGTGAGCGTGGGGTGATTATTAACACAGCTTCAGTGGCTGCATTTGATGGTCAAATAGGGCAAGCTGCATACAGTGCTTCAAAAGGAGGAGTCGTAGGGATGACGTTACCAATTGCAAGGGAATTATCTGTTTATGGAATTCGGGTAATGACCATTGCACCGGGCTTATTTGATACACCGATGTTTTCTTCTCTACCAGAAGAAGCCCGAAAAGCTTTAGGTGCGATGACACCTTTCCCTTCCCGACTTGGCCAACCACATGAATATGCTCAGTTAGCACAGTCGATTATTGAAAACCCGATGTTAAATGGAGAAGTTATCCGTCTTGATGGAGCGATTAGAATGCAGCCGAAATAA
- a CDS encoding ABC transporter permease: MIAYTIRRLLMLIPVLIGMSLITFSIIHLIPGNPAQTILGEQATPQAIASLEEQLGINEPYFVQYGNYMAGLVQGDLGTSLRTRSEISTEIRPYLAATIELTIFAMIFAVVVGVNAGIISAWKQNSWFDYLSMLIALVGVSMPIFWLGLMEQWIFAQELGWLPAFGRGNPRDPVETTTHFYLIDTLLNGRPDQWWASFKHLILPGIALGTIPMAIIARMTRSSMLEVLRNDYIRTIQAKGSRTFAVIYRHGFKNAVIPVLTVVGLQTGTLLGGAILTETIFSWPGIGRYVYEAIGNRDYPVIQSGILVIATMFVLINLIVDLLYSYIDPRIKY, from the coding sequence ATGATTGCATATACAATTCGAAGATTACTCATGTTAATTCCTGTTTTGATCGGAATGTCCTTGATCACCTTTTCTATCATTCACCTCATTCCTGGTAATCCTGCACAAACCATTTTAGGTGAACAAGCTACGCCTCAAGCGATTGCTAGTTTGGAAGAGCAGTTAGGAATAAATGAACCTTACTTTGTTCAATATGGGAACTATATGGCAGGGCTCGTTCAAGGAGATCTTGGGACGTCACTTAGGACAAGGTCTGAGATTTCGACGGAAATTCGACCTTATTTGGCTGCAACCATTGAATTAACGATATTTGCGATGATTTTTGCGGTCGTTGTTGGGGTGAATGCAGGAATTATTAGTGCATGGAAGCAAAACTCTTGGTTTGACTACTTAAGTATGCTGATTGCACTTGTCGGAGTGTCGATGCCAATCTTCTGGCTAGGACTAATGGAACAGTGGATATTTGCTCAAGAGTTAGGTTGGCTTCCTGCGTTTGGGCGTGGAAACCCACGGGATCCGGTTGAGACAACGACTCATTTTTACCTGATCGATACATTGCTAAACGGACGGCCTGATCAATGGTGGGCGTCATTTAAACACTTAATTTTACCTGGGATTGCTCTTGGAACCATTCCGATGGCAATCATTGCGAGAATGACCCGTTCAAGTATGCTTGAAGTACTACGCAATGACTACATCCGTACAATTCAAGCAAAAGGTTCGCGTACATTTGCCGTTATTTACCGTCATGGCTTTAAAAATGCGGTCATCCCAGTATTGACTGTCGTAGGGTTACAGACAGGAACGCTTCTCGGAGGTGCAATTTTAACAGAAACGATCTTTAGTTGGCCAGGTATTGGTCGATACGTGTACGAAGCGATCGGAAACCGTGATTATCCCGTTATTCAATCTGGAATTTTAGTGATCGCAACGATGTTCGTTTTAATAAATTTAATCGTCGATCTTCTCTACAGCTATATTGATCCACGAATTAAATACTAG